AAATGAAGGTGAACGCCCTGGTGAGCCTCCGGCAAAAAGACTCGTAAAGCCCCTGGCTGGACGGCCAAAATCGACGGCTTGATTGACAACCCGTCGCTTTTGTCACCTTTTGAAAATGACAGGGTTCAAAAATGTGTTTGCAAAAAGTCAGGAACGGCTTTTGGCAAAAGCCTCTGCTGTTATTCATTTCTCTCCTCATTGCTGCCATGCCTGTAAATACGCACAACAGTTGTCAGACGGTGGCATCAAGCCTTGTCAGGGGCACGACGTTTTTGCAACGGAAGGTGATCCCGACATGATGCAAGGCGGACTCAAGTCTCTTGACCGCCTTGAATGCCGTCTTCTGGTTGATAAACCCTTCCTTGGCAAAGGCCACGGCTTTAAAACGTCCGTTCTCTGAAAATTCATCAAGGTCTGGAATACAGACCACAGCCGGGTTGGCATTGAGCCAACCCGCACGGATCTTATAGGAGCAACTACAGGAGCAACTTTCTTCATCCAGGCAAGACCCGATCGTCTTTAAACTGTCGATAACTTGCTGTGTTTCAGGACGATCAAAATCATAAAATTCCGCGACAAAAACAGTAACATCATTTAAGGCTTGTCCTGCCTGAACACCCAAGAATGACGGTATGGCAAAACAGAACATTGAATCCGGGATGTTAATGGCACAATCCATCTCAGGAAGGCATTTAAACAATTGATTGAGCTGCATGTCTCATCACCTTTGTCACTAATCGAGCACAGTGCCCTGAACACGGCTTTCTTCGCCAGGGGTTCCAGTATTGCCGGGGTTGTTGAGCACAGGGATATGACCACCGGCCTCAACAACCTCTCCGTTAAGGTTGATATAGGCCTGTTTTTCAGGATTCATCTCTGCCGGGAGCTTAAGCGATGACGGATCTTTGGTCCCCAAAAAATAGGCGAGTTTTTTAGGATCCTTATACAGGGGATAAAAGTATTTGTTGTAGGGGATTATATGATGGCGGGTTACCTGTAATTTTCCCTGTTCCAGGAGTTTTTCATAGGCCGCTCCTGAACCCTGTTCCAGGGCAATGGCAAGCGCCTCAAGCACTGCAGCGATTTCATCGGAAAAATAGGACATCACATCAGCAGGATACCGTTTGGCGCGCTTGCGGACTTCCATTGAGGCCTGCATCACCAGTGAGGGGTGGCCTGAATAGGCCGCCAGCATGCCGTATTCAAGCAGGCGGAAAAAAGCATTGGCCGTAGCCGAGCTGTTGAACAGTCCTTCAACCAGTGCAAAACTGAACTCCTTGTTTGAACCGGCACGGTTAACCTTGAGCGTCACAGTATCTCCGGGAGATTTTTTATTTAAATAGTCGGTGATAGCGTCTCGATGTTTAAAAGGTCTTCCATCTATTTCAACAATAATATCATTAAGCCGCACCCCCGCCTGGTATGAAGGAACCTCCTTAAACATGTAACTGACCTTAACCCCCTGCGAGGTGTTTTCCATTAAAAACCCGGGTTTGGCGCACGTATCCAAGTGTGTAAGGGTCTGGTAATTGGCAAGAACAATTTCTCCCAAAAAACGGGGAGGCACATCTATTTTATCCGAAAGCAGGCTGTCGATAGTCACCGATGAGGTAAGACATCTGATCTGATAACCCGCTTTATCCAGGGCACGACTGAACATCTCTGCGCCTTTGGCATAAAATCCGGCCCGTAACATCTCTTTTGCCTCATCAAGCTCGCTGAAGATATTCATCCTGGGAGCCGGACTCAGCAACTCAGGATGATTCAGAATATCCTCAACCTCTTTTTCGCTGAGAACCCGGTCCCAGACAACAACATTATCGAGACTTCCCTTGAATTGCTTGCTGGCCTCACCATAGTTGTGGCTCATCCCCAGTCTGACCGTATCAGCTCCTTCGCCGGAATTCGTGTTTGTGATGGTCTTTTTTATGATGTTCTGATTTTTGACATACACGGATGCCCGTTGCTGCGCATCATCAAAGGTCGCAACAACAAGCCGCCATTCATTCATGGGAATATCTATCCCCCCGGATCGTTTCCCGGCCTGAATACTTACGCCCTTTATGTCCGGTCGATTTTCAATGGTGATTGAACGGCCTCGACCGTCTTTATCGTTCGAAAACAGGCATCCCTGCTGTTCCGGCTTAACCCACATCGCCACACTCATTTGCGGTCGTCTGGACGATTTCACATTGAAATGCAGCTTGGCATAACTATACTTGCCGTCAAAAGACATTGCGCCTTTGCTGTGACCAAAGCGGTCCGCAACGGCAGTGGCGCCGATCACTTCCGAAGTGGCCCAGTTAGGACCAATATCCATGGTATCGCCCTCAAGTGGAAACCAGGCAGACATGCCTTGAAGTACGGCTGGTTCGTCAAGGGAGGCACCATGAACACCCGCAGTAAAAATCAGAGCTAAAAAAACCGTAGAAAGAAAAACTCGACCCAAGCCCATAGATAATATTTTTTTTAGCTGCATCTTTTCCCCTTTATTCTTATTGTTGGAGACACTACTGCCTCATCGTTTTAAATGATCGGTTCATTATATCAAACGTTGTTACAAAAAGGTTTTCAGATGTTCAAAGACATTTGAGAGTACGAGGTACTCGAGATTATCTGTCAGATCCATGATGGATAATTACAGTTCAACATTTGAGACTGGATCTCGTGCCCATTTCACAAGGAGTAATCGGGTTACGTATTCGTTGCATTTTAGCTCGAAAGAAGCAAGAAATCGAATAGTTCGGTGGGATACTCATATGCAGGGAGTCCTCATCAAAACCAATCGCCTCTATTTCTACCGTCGGGCATCTTTGACAGAATAAGCCCGTAAGTGCCGTACAGACACTCATCCACGGCGAAGGCCGAGATGTTCTGTCTTCGACCGCATAAAAAGATAAAACCCGATACATTTTTGTATCGGGTTTTATCTTTTTATGCGGTTAAGACTCGATTTTTCAGGCTGTCATTATTTGAGCAGTAAACAATTTTGAGAACTCTTCTTTGGGTAGCGGGCGTGAATAGAGGTATCCCTGCCCATAACGGAAGCCCATGGCCTTGAGATATTCCCCCTGAATCTCTTCTTCGATCCCCTCGGCGATCAGTTCAAATTCCATTTCGCGCGTAAATGCAACCAGGGATTTGGCCAGTGCGGCATCTCCTTTACAGTGATGGATATCGGTAACAAATGCCCGGTCGAGCTTTATTTTATCCACAGGAAATCGTTTCAGGTAAGCGAGAGACGTATAACCGGTACCGAAATCATCCAGTGCCAATGGCACTCCCAGCGCATGCAACGCACTCATCTTCTTGATGGCCAGATCGATATCGGCGAGCATTAAGCTCTCGGTCAGTTCAAGTTCCATGCATCTGGCCGGAATGTCATGTTTCTCAATAATGCGCTTCACCGTATCAGTAAAATCGTCGGTGACAAATTGTTTCACAGAAATATTCACCGCAATCGGCAGCCAGTCCCTGTTCGCTTCATAGTGACTGCGGATTTGTTTTGCCGCTTGCTCAAGCACCCATTGACCAATGGGAAGAATCAATCCACTCTCTTCCGCAATCGGGATCATCTGTGC
This region of uncultured Desulfuromonas sp. genomic DNA includes:
- a CDS encoding LamG-like jellyroll fold domain-containing protein, giving the protein MQLKKILSMGLGRVFLSTVFLALIFTAGVHGASLDEPAVLQGMSAWFPLEGDTMDIGPNWATSEVIGATAVADRFGHSKGAMSFDGKYSYAKLHFNVKSSRRPQMSVAMWVKPEQQGCLFSNDKDGRGRSITIENRPDIKGVSIQAGKRSGGIDIPMNEWRLVVATFDDAQQRASVYVKNQNIIKKTITNTNSGEGADTVRLGMSHNYGEASKQFKGSLDNVVVWDRVLSEKEVEDILNHPELLSPAPRMNIFSELDEAKEMLRAGFYAKGAEMFSRALDKAGYQIRCLTSSVTIDSLLSDKIDVPPRFLGEIVLANYQTLTHLDTCAKPGFLMENTSQGVKVSYMFKEVPSYQAGVRLNDIIVEIDGRPFKHRDAITDYLNKKSPGDTVTLKVNRAGSNKEFSFALVEGLFNSSATANAFFRLLEYGMLAAYSGHPSLVMQASMEVRKRAKRYPADVMSYFSDEIAAVLEALAIALEQGSGAAYEKLLEQGKLQVTRHHIIPYNKYFYPLYKDPKKLAYFLGTKDPSSLKLPAEMNPEKQAYINLNGEVVEAGGHIPVLNNPGNTGTPGEESRVQGTVLD